A part of Cystobacter fuscus DSM 2262 genomic DNA contains:
- a CDS encoding GNAT family N-acetyltransferase has protein sequence MSNPDNPQPVTIAQIRSEAELFQALAIREVVFIEEQHVPEGIERDAEDAKAYHVLAFQGGHAIGTGRLVMLPEPPPGEKGTWAKVGRMAVLKAHRKANVGGSLLAALEEEARNRGVQGIVLNSQLYALEFYKKKGYTPWGEVFDEAGIEHLEMRKKL, from the coding sequence ATGTCGAACCCGGACAACCCCCAGCCGGTCACCATCGCCCAGATTCGCTCCGAAGCGGAGCTGTTCCAGGCGCTCGCCATCCGCGAGGTGGTGTTCATCGAGGAGCAGCACGTTCCCGAGGGCATCGAGCGCGATGCCGAGGATGCCAAGGCCTACCATGTGCTCGCGTTCCAGGGCGGCCACGCCATTGGGACGGGGCGTCTCGTGATGTTGCCGGAGCCTCCTCCCGGAGAGAAGGGGACGTGGGCGAAGGTCGGCCGCATGGCGGTGCTCAAGGCGCACCGCAAGGCCAACGTGGGCGGAAGCCTGCTGGCGGCGCTGGAAGAGGAGGCGCGCAACCGCGGCGTCCAGGGCATCGTGCTCAACTCGCAGCTCTACGCGCTCGAGTTCTACAAGAAGAAGGGCTACACGCCCTGGGGCGAGGTGTTCGACGAGGCGGGCATCGAGCACCTGGAGATGCGCAAGAAGCTCTGA
- the asd gene encoding aspartate-semialdehyde dehydrogenase has protein sequence MAKLRAVLIGATGLAGQQFISALKEHPDIELTGLAASPRSAGKSYVEALRAANGMTAWFVPEPLPESVAKLKVMGGEQINARDYDIAFSAVESDVAKELEPRLARDIPVFSAASAFRYEADVPLLIPPVNASHAPLIRAQQKQRGWKGFIVPIPNCTTTGLAITLAPLAEHFGVKSVLMTSLQAMSGAGRSPGVIGLDILDNVIPYIPKEEEKVQVETKKILGTLNAGGAALTPHDVSVSCTCTRVAVMEGHTESVFVSLSRKASVQEVVAAMREWRGAEVARQLPSAPPRWIEVLDEPFRPQPRLDRDTHGGMATTVGRVREDSVLENGFKYVLVSHNTKMGAAKGAILVAELMRAQGLLG, from the coding sequence ATGGCCAAGCTTCGTGCCGTGCTGATCGGTGCCACCGGACTCGCCGGCCAGCAGTTCATCTCCGCGCTCAAGGAGCACCCCGACATCGAACTCACGGGCCTGGCGGCCTCGCCGCGCTCGGCGGGCAAGTCCTACGTGGAGGCGTTGCGCGCCGCCAATGGGATGACGGCCTGGTTCGTCCCCGAGCCGCTCCCGGAGTCCGTCGCGAAGCTGAAGGTGATGGGCGGGGAGCAGATCAACGCCCGGGACTATGACATCGCCTTCTCGGCGGTGGAGTCGGATGTGGCCAAGGAACTCGAGCCCCGGCTCGCCCGCGACATCCCCGTGTTCTCCGCGGCCAGCGCCTTCCGCTACGAGGCGGACGTCCCGCTGCTCATCCCTCCGGTCAACGCCTCCCATGCGCCGCTCATCCGCGCGCAGCAGAAGCAGCGGGGCTGGAAGGGCTTCATCGTCCCCATCCCCAACTGCACCACCACGGGCCTGGCCATCACCCTGGCCCCGCTCGCCGAGCACTTCGGCGTCAAGTCCGTGCTGATGACCTCGCTGCAGGCCATGTCCGGCGCGGGCCGCTCACCGGGCGTCATCGGCCTGGACATCCTGGACAACGTCATTCCCTACATCCCCAAGGAAGAGGAGAAGGTCCAGGTGGAGACGAAGAAGATCCTGGGCACGCTCAACGCCGGGGGCGCCGCCCTGACCCCGCATGACGTGAGCGTCTCGTGCACCTGCACCCGGGTGGCGGTGATGGAGGGCCACACCGAGTCCGTCTTCGTGTCGCTCTCCCGCAAGGCCTCCGTGCAGGAGGTGGTGGCGGCGATGCGCGAGTGGCGGGGCGCCGAGGTGGCGCGTCAGCTTCCGTCGGCTCCGCCGCGCTGGATCGAGGTGCTCGACGAGCCGTTCCGGCCCCAGCCCCGCCTGGACCGGGACACCCACGGGGGCATGGCCACCACCGTGGGCCGGGTGCGCGAGGACTCGGTGTTGGAGAATGGCTTCAAATACGTGCTGGTATCCCACAACACCAAGATGGGAGCGGCCAAGGGAGCGATCCTCGTGGCCGAACTGATGCGTGCCCAGGGGCTCCTTGGATGA
- the fdxA gene encoding ferredoxin FdxA codes for MAYVVAEPCIKCKYTDCVEVCPVNCFYEGANFLVIHPDECIDCGACEPVCPTKAIFPESELPKEWKEYQKINADYAPKWPNIAEKRAALPEAEEFKDKKGKRELLDLNPGK; via the coding sequence ATGGCTTATGTAGTTGCCGAGCCTTGCATCAAGTGCAAGTACACCGACTGCGTCGAAGTCTGCCCCGTCAACTGCTTCTATGAGGGGGCCAACTTCCTGGTCATCCACCCGGACGAGTGCATCGATTGCGGTGCGTGCGAGCCCGTCTGCCCGACGAAGGCGATCTTCCCGGAGTCGGAGCTGCCCAAGGAGTGGAAGGAGTACCAGAAGATCAACGCGGACTACGCCCCCAAGTGGCCGAACATCGCCGAGAAGCGCGCGGCCCTGCCGGAGGCGGAGGAGTTCAAGGACAAGAAGGGCAAGCGCGAACTGCTGGATCTCAATCCCGGCAAGTAG
- a CDS encoding rhodanese-like domain-containing protein, translating to MVDARMPCAELYVRLGDDEVLVLDCREPEDWARYGHHVPGALWMPFEEILREGSVLPDDELIVVCGCAPDGSDARRVCRLLQRLGFNAVCLEGGLQGWLSQGMPTESHHVPQVMASGAC from the coding sequence GTGGTGGATGCCCGTATGCCCTGTGCCGAGCTGTACGTGCGGCTTGGAGATGATGAGGTGCTCGTCCTCGACTGTCGCGAGCCCGAGGATTGGGCTCGCTACGGGCACCATGTCCCCGGCGCCTTGTGGATGCCCTTCGAGGAGATTCTTCGGGAGGGGTCGGTGCTGCCCGACGACGAACTCATCGTGGTGTGTGGGTGTGCTCCAGATGGCTCCGACGCCCGTCGGGTCTGCCGGCTGTTGCAGCGCCTGGGCTTCAACGCGGTGTGCCTGGAGGGGGGTCTCCAGGGGTGGCTGAGCCAGGGGATGCCTACCGAGAGCCATCATGTCCCGCAGGTCATGGCCAGCGGGGCTTGTTGA